A window of the Tripterygium wilfordii isolate XIE 37 chromosome 12, ASM1340144v1, whole genome shotgun sequence genome harbors these coding sequences:
- the LOC120011336 gene encoding auxin transporter-like protein 3 — translation MASEKVETVVAGNYVEMEREETDSKSTKSKLSKLFWHGGSVYDAWFSCASNQVAQVLLTLPYSFSQLGLLSGILFQVFYGLMGSWTAYLISILYVEYRTRKEREKVDFRNHVIQWFEVLDGLLGKHWRNIGLFFNCTFLLFGSVIQLIACASNIYYINDNLDKRTWTYIFGACCATTVFMPSFHNYRIWSFFGLLMTTYTAWYLTIASLLHGQVEGVKHSGPTKMVLYFTGATNILYTFGGHAVTVEIMHAMWKPQKFKLIYLIATLYVLTLTLPSASAVYWAFGDMLLNHSNALALLPRTRYRDTAVILMLIHQFITFGFACTPLYFVWEKAIRVHKTPSTFKRALARLPVVIPIWFLAIIFPFFGPINSTVGSLLVSFTVYIIPALAHMITFISLAARSNAVERPPKFIGGWAGLYTMNIFVVVWVFVVGFGFGGWASMVNFVGQINTFGLFTKCYQCPPHKA, via the exons ATGGCATCTGAGAAGGTTGAGACTGTTGTAGCTGGAAACTATGTGGAGATGGAGAGGGAAGAAACCGATTCGAAATCGACCAAGAGCAAGCTCTCTAAGTTGTTCTGGCATGGTGGCTCTGTCTATGATGCTTGGTTCAGCTGTGCTTCTAaccag GTTGCACAAGTTCTTCTCACACTTCCATACTCATTTTCACAACTTGGATTGTTATCTGGGATTCTGTTTCAAGTCTTCTATGGATTGATGGGAAGCTGGACTGCTTACCTTATCAGTATCCTCTATGTTGAGTACAGAaccagaaaagaaagagaaaaggttGATTTCAGGAATCATGTCATTCAG TGGTTTGAAGTTCTTGATGGGTTGTTGGGGAAACATTGGAGGAATATAGGGCTGTTTTTCAACTGCACATTCCTTTTATTTGGATCTGTTATTCAATTAATTGCTTGTGCAAG CAACATCTACTACATAAATGACAATCTTGACAAGAGGACCTGGACTTACATCTTCGGAGCCTGTTGCGCGACGACTGTGTTCATGCCTTCTTTCCATAACTACAGAATTTGGTCATTCTTTGGTCTGTTGATGACTACTTACACTGCTTGGTATCTCACCATCGCTTCCCTTCTCCATGGACAG GTTGAAGGGGTGAAGCATTCTGGACCAACAAAAATGGTTCTATACTTCACTGGCGCTACTAACATTCTCTACACATTTGGTGGACATGCTGTCACAGT GGAGATTATGCATGCTATGTGGAAGCCTCAGAAGTTCAAGCTAATATACTTGATTGCAACACTTTATGTGTTAACACTAACACTACCATCAGCTTCTGCTGTGTATTGGGCATTTGGGGACATGCTTCTTAATCATTCTAATGCTCTAGCTTTGCTACCAAGAACTAGATACAGAGACACTGCTGTCATTCTCATGCTCATTCATCAG TTCATAACATTTGGGTTTGCTTGTACTCCTCTGTACTTTGTGTGGGAGAAAGCAATTAGGGTACATAAGACACCAAGTACGTTCAAGAGAGCACTTGCTAGACTTCCTGTGGTGATCCCAATATGGTTCCTTGCAATTATCTTCCCCTTCTTTGGACCTATAAACTCAACTGTTGGATCTCTTCTTGTTAGCTTCACTGTCTACATAATTCCTGCCTTAGCACACATGATCACTTTCATTTCTCTGGCCGCTCGATCG AATGCAGTGGAGAGACCACCAAAATTCATAGGAGGTTGGGCAGGATTGTACACCATGAACATATTTGTGGTGGTATGGGTCTTTGTGGTGGGATTTGGATTTGGTGGATGGGCAAGCATGGTCAATTTTGTTGGACAGATTAATACATTTGGTTTATTCACTAAATGCTACCAATGCCCACCTCACAAGGCTTGA
- the LOC120011366 gene encoding pathogenesis-related thaumatin-like protein 3.5, with protein sequence MASLNDTFLSLLLILLTISIGTKMVESARVFTMINYCKETIWPAIIPGENFNGGGFLLKPGQSIVITAPVGWSGRIWGRTGCKFDKTGTGSCQTGSCGSSLKCTGSGATPSTLAEFTLASPDFYDVSLVDGFNLPLAVTPINGKGNCSVAGCNSDLRPQCPSELSVKSNGKVVGCRSACDVFNTDEYCCRGVHGNPSTCQPTYYSKKFKQACPTAYSYAYDDPSSIFTCTGTDYVITFCSARNQTVCTYHNNKLQCSGSNGLKSLMGVGWAVMLALMVLINPWTVQ encoded by the exons ATGGCATCGCTCAATGACACGTTCCTATCACTTCTCTTGATTCTACTCACAATTTCAATAG GGACAAAAATGGTTGAATCCGCAAGGGTTTTTACAATGATCAACTATTGCAAAGAAACAATTTGGCCTGCAATAATACCAGGAGAGAACTTCAATGGCGGAGGATTTCTACTCAAACCAGGCCAATCTATTGTAATAACCGCACCAGTAGGTTGGAGTGGTCGAATATGGGGTCGAACCGGATGCAAATTTGACAAAACCGGGACGGGTTCATGTCAGACCGGTTCATGTGGCTCGTCCCTAAAGTGCACGGGATCAGGGGCAACTCCTTCAACACTTGCCGAATTTACCCTCGCATCTCCCGATTTTTACGATGTTAGCCTTGTTGATGGTTTCAATTTGCCACTAGCCGTTACTCCTATAAATGGTAAAGGGAATTGCAGTGTTGCTGGATGTAATTCAGATTTAAGACCACAATGTCCATCTGAACTCTCTGTTAAATCAAACGGGAAGGTCGTCGGTTGTCGGAGCGCCTGCGATGTGTTCAACACCGATGAGTACTGCTGCAGGGGTGTTCATGGAAACCCTTCAACATGTCAACCTACATATTATTCTAAGAAGTTCAAGCAGGCTTGTCCTACTGCATATAGTTATGCATATGATGATCCTTCCAGCATTTTTACTTGCACCGGCACCGACTACGTCATCACCTTCTGCTCAGCCAG GAACCAAACAGTCTGCACTTATCATAACAATAAGCTACAATGCAGTGGATCCAACGGCTTAAAATCATTGATGGGGGTGGGGTGGGCTGTGATGCTTGCATTGATGGTTCTAATCAATCCCTGGACCGTACAATAA
- the LOC120011397 gene encoding probable inactive poly [ADP-ribose] polymerase SRO2 isoform X2 — translation MAEDQGSSSMANREFLNSVPNSDASSHNLFGFLTSHGMLQLHESHQPYHMIKNMFLQLMDLLASQTTVVAIHQNNHSSWSGNIRYQSHQILLGVVASKCGGNANYTWGWYGASKDDISAIVSHGFTRPDEPAYGRSYGVGIHLSAPNYLLHEIIHSPPDEEGTRHIFTCLAIMGKTEVISYRSAQFKPSSLEFDTGVDDPVAPKVYIVWSAYMNSYLTPDLVISFKSPLSQNNSIGQLNSMPPMRPAISFSNLIAILERLLEPSRFRLISEQYDLFKKIAISPMIHVMRRIAGDELLDTLVKYNKNM, via the exons ATGGCAGAAGACCAAGGTTCATCGTCAATGGCTAATAGAGAGTTCTTGAATTCTGTTCCTAACAGTGACGCATCTAGTCACAATCTGTTTGGGTTCCTTACTAGCCATGGAATGTTACAGTTACATGAATCGCATCAGCCATATCACATGATAAAGAATATGTTTCTTCAGCTGATGGACTTATTGGCGAGTCAAACAACTGTTGTGGCAATCCACCAAAACAACCACTCTAGTTGGTCTGGAAATATTAGGTATCAAAGTCATCAAATTCTCTTAGGGGTTGTGGCTAGTAAATGTGGTGGCAATGCCAATTATACTTGGGGTTGGTATGGTGCTTCAAAGGATGATATCTCTGCTATTGTCTCTCATGGGTTTACCAGGCCTGATGAACCTGCTTATGGCCGATCTTATGGTGTTGGCATTCATTTGTCTGCTCCAAACTATCTTCTTCATGA AATAATTCATTCACCTCCTGATGAAGAGGGCACTAGGCATATTTTCACCTGTCTTGCTATAATGGGAAAGACAGAAGTTATTAGTTATCGTTCGGCGCAGTTTAAGCCAAGTTCACTTGAGTTTGACACTGGAGTAGACGATCCTGTAGCACCCAAAGTCTACATTGTTTGGAGTGCTTATATGAATTCTTACTTGACACCAGATCTGGTCATAAGTTTCAAGTCTCCCCTGTCGCAAA ATAATTCAATAGGACAGTTAAATTCAATGCCACCCATGAGACCGGCAATCAGCTTTTCTAATTTGATTGCAATACTTGAAAGGCTTTTGGAACCTTCAAGGTTTCGTTTGATATCCGAACAATATGATTTATTTAAG AAGATTGCGATTTCTCCGATGATACATGTGATGAGGCGAATAGCTGGGGATGAGTTGTTGGATACTTTGGTTAAATACAACAAAAACATG TAA
- the LOC120011397 gene encoding probable inactive poly [ADP-ribose] polymerase SRO2 isoform X1 — protein MAEDQGSSSMANREFLNSVPNSDASSHNLFGFLTSHGMLQLHESHQPYHMIKNMFLQLMDLLASQTTVVAIHQNNHSSWSGNIRYQSHQILLGVVASKCGGNANYTWGWYGASKDDISAIVSHGFTRPDEPAYGRSYGVGIHLSAPNYLLHEIIHSPPDEEGTRHIFTCLAIMGKTEVISYRSAQFKPSSLEFDTGVDDPVAPKVYIVWSAYMNSYLTPDLVISFKSPLSQNNSIGQLNSMPPMRPAISFSNLIAILERLLEPSRFRLISEQYDLFKQQKIAISPMIHVMRRIAGDELLDTLVKYNKNM, from the exons ATGGCAGAAGACCAAGGTTCATCGTCAATGGCTAATAGAGAGTTCTTGAATTCTGTTCCTAACAGTGACGCATCTAGTCACAATCTGTTTGGGTTCCTTACTAGCCATGGAATGTTACAGTTACATGAATCGCATCAGCCATATCACATGATAAAGAATATGTTTCTTCAGCTGATGGACTTATTGGCGAGTCAAACAACTGTTGTGGCAATCCACCAAAACAACCACTCTAGTTGGTCTGGAAATATTAGGTATCAAAGTCATCAAATTCTCTTAGGGGTTGTGGCTAGTAAATGTGGTGGCAATGCCAATTATACTTGGGGTTGGTATGGTGCTTCAAAGGATGATATCTCTGCTATTGTCTCTCATGGGTTTACCAGGCCTGATGAACCTGCTTATGGCCGATCTTATGGTGTTGGCATTCATTTGTCTGCTCCAAACTATCTTCTTCATGA AATAATTCATTCACCTCCTGATGAAGAGGGCACTAGGCATATTTTCACCTGTCTTGCTATAATGGGAAAGACAGAAGTTATTAGTTATCGTTCGGCGCAGTTTAAGCCAAGTTCACTTGAGTTTGACACTGGAGTAGACGATCCTGTAGCACCCAAAGTCTACATTGTTTGGAGTGCTTATATGAATTCTTACTTGACACCAGATCTGGTCATAAGTTTCAAGTCTCCCCTGTCGCAAA ATAATTCAATAGGACAGTTAAATTCAATGCCACCCATGAGACCGGCAATCAGCTTTTCTAATTTGATTGCAATACTTGAAAGGCTTTTGGAACCTTCAAGGTTTCGTTTGATATCCGAACAATATGATTTATTTAAG CAACAGAAGATTGCGATTTCTCCGATGATACATGTGATGAGGCGAATAGCTGGGGATGAGTTGTTGGATACTTTGGTTAAATACAACAAAAACATG TAA